CCTGCAAAATCTGCTCTGCATCTTTATCCATCTGCTCCGGAATTTTATCTCTGACACTTAAATCCAGTTTTCCATCTTCTTTTACCGCTGTAACTCGTGCATCAATCATATCTCCGACACGGAGTCTTCCATTGCATTCTTTCTTTGGAATTCTTGCGGAAAACTGATTGTCAACTGCTACAAACATACCAAATTCATCGCTTCTGTCATAAATGATTCCACTTACCTTATCATCTTTTTTATATGGAGAATCTGTACGCAGCTGATGATATACTTTCATTGTTGCACACAAACGATCACTCTTATCAATATACAATGTTACAAGACAATGATCGCCTTTTTCTACCTTTGCAGTCTGCTGCTTAAATGGAAGAAAAAGATCTTTTTCCAATCCCCAGTTCAAAAAGGCACCCATACGGCTTGTATCTGCAACCTCTAAAACTGCAAGCTGACCAATCGTAAGTTTTGGTTCGTTTGTTGTTGCAATCAGACGATCTGAAGAATCCTTATATAAGAATACTTCAATCGGATCCCCCACTTCAATTCCAGAAGGAACCTGTTTTTTCGGAAGTAATACTCGTTCCTCATCACTTCCAAGATATACTCCAAAGTCCACTATCTTCACAACAGTTAGAACCTGCTTTTCTCCTAATTTCATATTTATCTCCTATTATTTCTCTTCGTTTTTTCTATTAACCTGCAGCTGCAGATTAATACTGTAAGGATTTACTACAACACCTGTTGTCTCTTTTGCCAGAATCTTTGAAAGATCTTTTGCTTCGATAACAGCTGTCTTAAATTTCACATCTTTCTGCGAATTTTGGAACTTCAAATATTCCTGGATATCTGTAAATAATGGCTGTAATACCTTTCCATCCTTCTGTCTTAAAATTGCAACACCTTGCTCTTCCTGATATGCAACAATATATGTACCTTTTACATAATGTGCCAACATTTCTTCCTGTATCTCTTTAAGCTCCTCTGTCATTTGAAGATCTTCTGTCTTACGAAGCTGTTGCATAAAATATAATGCTGTAAGCTGAAGTTCCGGATTCTCTACAATCGGTCTTCCCTGAGCATCTTCGCTGCCATTCTTTCTTGTGATCAAAGAGGACAACTGAATAATCATCTCCTGCTCTGTCCCTTTTTCTACTACAATTGCATTAATTCCCATCGGCAACAGACTGGAATAAAAGGAAAGCAAAAATTTATGATCTAATTTAATAATATGAAGAGGATTTTTCTGCTCCATCAATTTTTTACATTCTTCCTTTGCATGTTCCTCATCAAAGAAAACTAAAATTTCATCATCAAATGTTTCCTCATCACATAGTACAAATGGCATCTTTGTACATTCTGACATCGGCACATAAATTGCTTCTGAATTTCTTAATTTTCCTAACACTTCTTTTTCGTTGTCCATCTTCGTTATTTCCTTCCCGTCTTACATATTTTCAGTTATATGTCTTGCTACATAAACACCACTTGCAGATGCATGAGAAAGAGAGTGTGTTACTCCACTTCCGTCTCCGATTACATATAAGCCTTTATACAATGTTTCAAGATTCTCATCGATCTCTACTTCCATGTTATAGAATTTTACTTCTACGCCATAGAGCAGTGTATCATCATTTGCTGTTCCCGGTGCGATTTTATCCAACGCATAGATCATCTCAATAATTCCATCTAAAATTCGTTTTGGAAGTACAAGACTCAAATCTCCCGGTGTCGCAGCCAATGTCGGACGAACAAGTCCTTCTTCGATACGTTTCTCATTGCTTCGTCTTCCACGGATCAAATCACCAAACCGCTGTACAATAACTCCTCCGCCAAGCATATTAGATAAACGTGCGATACTTTCACCATATCCATTACTGTCCTTGAATGGCTCTGAAAAATGCTTTGATACAAGAAGTGCAAAGTTTGTATTCTCTGTCTGTTTATCTTTGTCTTCGTAACTGTGTCCGTTTACTGTCACGATACCCTTTGTATTTTCATTTACAACAATTCCATTCGGATTCATACAGAATGTACGCACATTATCTTCGAACTTCTCTGTACGATATACAATCTTACTTTCATATAATTCATCTGTCAGATGTGAGAAAATCTGTGACGGAATTTCCACACGCACTCCAAGGTCTACTCTGTTAGACATTGTCGGAATCTTCATATCTTCACATACTTTTGACATCCACTTACTTCCGCTTCGTCCTACAGATACGATACATTTCTCACAATCATCAAAATCATCCCCACAGAATACTCGATATCCACCTTCGATTGCTTCCAGATGATCTACCGGATACTCAAAACGGAATTCCACTTTATCTTTCAATTCTGCATAAATATTTTCCAATACAACGTAGTTGATATCTGTTCCAAGATGTCTTACTGATGCATCTAACAGCTGAAGCTTATTCTGCATACATAATTTTTTGAATTTTGTTCCGGCTGTAGAGTACATTTTAGTTCCCTCTCCACCATACTCCACATTGATATCATCTACATACTTCATCAAATCAATGGCTGTATCTCTTCCGATATGCTCGTACAATGTTCCACCAAATGCATTTGTAATATTGTATTTTCCATCTGAAAATGCTCCGGCCCCACCGAATCCACTCATAATCGCACACGTTTTACATTTGATACAGCTCTTTACTTTTTTACCATCGATCGGACAACGACGTTTCTCCAATGGATTCCCCAACTCAAAGACTGCTATTTTTAATTCTGGCTTTCTTTTTACTAATTCATATGCTGAAAAAATACCTCCCGGTCCGGCTCCTATAATAATTACATCATATTTCATACTTTTCCTCCTGATTTGTTAACTTCATCTCTTACTATACACTATTTTTTTGAAAATATATATACCTATTTCACTTCAACAGTCGCATAAGATACCCCATTTTCATCGCATAACTCAATTACTGTACGATCCGTTTCTTTTGCATACTTTGGGTAAATAACATCACCTAAAACTGCTGACTTCTTATAACCTACACGAACCTGATGTATGACCTGATCTTTGGGAAGCAATTCCATTGCGAATTGTACATACTGACAATTATTTACATGTTCATTCGTATCAATATGATATTTTCTTACCGGAAAAGCTTCTCTGTCCTCATATTCTGCTGCCGGTCTGATTTTTCTGCCTTCATAATCCATATCCAGTTTCGGTTCTGTTCCATACGCTTCGATTTCTTCTTTGTCCGGCAAAATCGGGCGTCCTTTCTCCATATCCATATAAACCCAGAGTGAATTGGCACATGAAAGTCTGTTGTTCTCTTTATCCAGCATCACAAAATTACGTTCTCCAAACAAGCCCTTAAAATCACTGGCAAATGTTCCCACTGTGATTTCTTCTCCTAACTCTGGATATCGTTCTACAACAACCTGCCAGTAAGAAAGAATCCATGCTTTTTTCTTCTCTTTTGCAGCCTTCACTCCAAAGCCTAAAGACTCTGATTGAAATGTACTGCAATCCTGAAAATAATTGATTAACGCCGGTAATGTCATTGTTCCTCGATGATCGATTTCACTGTATCTTACTTTACTATCGAATGTATACATCTGTATTTCCTTTCTAAAATGTCTGTCGTAATTATTATATTTTATCTTTTTTATTTATTCAAGCTTGGCAACAGCTTCCATCTGATATGAAATTCTGTTGTTGACGTAATCTGTTCATATTCTTCTTCCGTCAAAACAGACTTTAACTTTTGCTTTCCCTCCTCCGGAACAACAGCATTTGTTGTATTCAAAAAACAAAGTCCCGGGTATAAAACACACCACCAGTTATGCCCCTTTGCCTCTCCTATCTCAATTCTCAAAGCTTCATAGTTTCCGGCTGGAAATCTTACATCACCATATGTCTTTTCTGGAAAATAACAGGTTGTAACTGCTGCACTTATTGGATAATCATACCCGTTTTTAAGCACAACCTGCTGTGCACAGTCTCTCAGTTTATCCGTATTTCTTCTCATCCAGTCTGCTGTCTCAGTCACATTCATCCCTTCTGGGATTTCCTCTTCCAGCAATTCAATAACCTTTTCTTTCACCTGCATTTTCAATGCCTGGTCTTCTTCGCTATCGCTGTTTGCCAGCACATGAAAGCGCAATACCTCTTGTGCAAGATGTTGCTGCATGCGCGCCTCTGATATCATCATACTTTGCCATCCGACAACAATTATGACCAGTACCACCAGCAAAGCTGCGCACAACAACAGACCAATCCTTGTCCACCTGAGTTCCCGCCTCGCAAATTTATTTTCACATTGTAATTCATCTTCGTATCGATAAGCAGATGTCCTTATCAGTTTTTGCTTCTTCCCGGATAACATATTTAACTCCCTCCATCTTTTCTGATGCAGGGAGTATTGCCATTTCTGATTCTACTTATTCGAAATCAAATTTATCCGCCATCCAGCTTCTTGTTATTGTTCTATCTACCCATAAAAAACAGCTTACTCAATATGTTTCAATGTATCACTTACAGTTTGTACCTGGTTATCAATATGTGTGCAAGTTACTTTTGTTGCCCGCTCCTTCTCACCCTTTTCAATTGACTCGACAATATCATTATGTTCCTGTATGATCTGTGGATGCCGCTCTTTTAATTTCAGATATTCCACACGATATCGATACATCTGTTCTCTAAAATTATTCAACAAGGAAATCAATTTTTGATTGTCCGTTGCAAGATAAATTAAATCATGAAATGCTACATCAGCTTCTGCAACTGCTGTGATATCGCTTGCACTTCCAAGCAGTGCTTCGAATTCTTTTGCCGCCTGCTTTAACTCCTGCATTCCTTCTTTTGTCATTCTGTCACATGCAAGCTGCACTGCAAGTTCCTCGAGTGCTCTTCGCACTTCAAGAACATCTCTCAAACTCTTTTCTGTAATCTGGGCAACCTCCGCACCTTTTCTTGGAATCATCAAAACAAGACCTTCCAACTCCAACTTGCGGATTGCCTCTCTTATCGGAGTTCTGCTGACACCTAATTTATTTGCCAGTTGAATCTCCATCAGTCTCTCCCCCGGTTTCAATTCTCCTCTCAAAATTGCCTGTCGTAATGTATTGAACACAACATCACGGAGTGGCAGATATTCATTCATATTCACTTCAAAGTTCATCTCCATCTGTCAGTTCCTCCCTGCACCATGTACATTTGTTACGTAAACTTGTTTTGCCAGTGCCCTTCTCCTAATTCTGTCCTGTGCTTTTCTTGCTGCTGCCTTTGTCTCAAATAACCCAAACACCGTAGGTCCGCTTCCACTCATCATCGCATTTAATGCACCCGCATTTTTCATCTCCTGTTTTATCTCCTCGATGACCGGATGCATTGGAATCGTTACATCTTCGAGAACATTTCCCATACATGAAGCGATTGTTTTAAGATCTCGTTTCTCTAATCCTTCAATTAGCCCATCAATATCCGGATGCTCTACAAGTTCTTTTGAATCCAACGCTTCATAGACAACTTTCGTAGACACACTGATTGGTGGTTTTGCGATCAACACAAAACATTTCGGCATAGGAGTGAGTGTGGTCAATTCTTCTCCAATACCCTCTGCCAAAACTGTCCCTCGCATAATACAGTACGGAACATCTGCACCAAGCTTTACTCCTCGCTCCATCAGTTCTGTCTGTGTCAGCTTCAGATCAAACATCTTATTCATACCATACAGAACTGCCGCTGCATTCGAACTTCCTCCTGCCATCCCGGCTGCAACCGGAATGTGTTTGTTCAATGTAATATGAACACCTTCCTCAATATGGAATTCTTCTATTAACATCTCTGCCGCTTTGTATGCAATATTCTCTTTTCCTGTTGGTAGAAAATACAAATTTGTCTTTATTTCAATCCCCGGATTTTTCGTTCGCTTAATCTTTACTTCATCATACAGATAAATGGACTGCATAATCATCCGCACGTCATGATATCCATTCTCTCTTCTTCCAAGAACGTCCAATCCTAGATTGATTTTTGCCAGTGACTTTAGCTCAATCTGCTTCATCGGTGTGTCCTCCATGTTCTCGTTTGTATCTTGTATACAATATAGTTATAGTATACTCAAATTTTCCTTGAAAATCAAGATTTTATCCCCTTCTTTTATTGTAGTTTGTTCTAAATTATTGACTTCCATAATTCCCTCTTCCGTCGTCATAAATTTCTTCGCTAAATCCCATAATTTATCCTCTTTTTTCACTACATACCCTACAATTCCCGGTCGCTTTTCTATTTCTTCTACCGACAATGGGGCAAATGCTACTGATGTGATTACCTGTGCAGTCACCGATTTTCGTATAAATGTATCGAATGATAAGACTGCCTTGATTTCTACTTCCTCATTTCCGGCAAGATTTACAGATAGCTGTTCCACATGCTCTGCTATATTATATTTCACATTCTCCGGCATATTATTGCACTCCAGAAGCCAGGTAAATGGTATCATTCCCTGCCAGTTTCCAAAAGGCTGTTCATCATTCGCCCGCAAATACAAAAAGGATAAATGCAGAATTCCATCAAGCTGAAGTCCTTGTTTGGACGGTTCCACATGTTCTAACTGAATTTCACCATCACTATGACATATCTGCAAAACGTCTTCCTTCAATTCCGGAAGATTTAAATGTTCTGATATTTTGCATTTTGAATGATTTTGAATCATCAATTCCTCATAATCTGCTTCTCTCACCTCAAATTCACATTTTTTCTGAAGCGAATACATATCCGCCAGCACATCTATACTTTCTTCTTTGTAAATGTTCATCCGCAAATGTATCGTTCCTTCAATTCCAATCACACGCATTTCTCCATCTTCGTCAAGCCGAACATCTGCAAGTGTATCTTCCAATGCGTAGCTTATATAGTCATACATTCCCTCTTCAATCCCGCTGCACTCTAATTTCCCT
This Ruminococcus hominis DNA region includes the following protein-coding sequences:
- a CDS encoding CvfB family protein, producing the protein MKLGEKQVLTVVKIVDFGVYLGSDEERVLLPKKQVPSGIEVGDPIEVFLYKDSSDRLIATTNEPKLTIGQLAVLEVADTSRMGAFLNWGLEKDLFLPFKQQTAKVEKGDHCLVTLYIDKSDRLCATMKVYHQLRTDSPYKKDDKVSGIIYDRSDEFGMFVAVDNQFSARIPKKECNGRLRVGDMIDARVTAVKEDGKLDLSVRDKIPEQMDKDAEQILQEIKNHGGKLPFTDKADPEVIKEEFGMSKAAFKRAVGRLLKQKKIEILENGIRMR
- a CDS encoding SseB family protein, encoding MDNEKEVLGKLRNSEAIYVPMSECTKMPFVLCDEETFDDEILVFFDEEHAKEECKKLMEQKNPLHIIKLDHKFLLSFYSSLLPMGINAIVVEKGTEQEMIIQLSSLITRKNGSEDAQGRPIVENPELQLTALYFMQQLRKTEDLQMTEELKEIQEEMLAHYVKGTYIVAYQEEQGVAILRQKDGKVLQPLFTDIQEYLKFQNSQKDVKFKTAVIEAKDLSKILAKETTGVVVNPYSINLQLQVNRKNEEK
- a CDS encoding NAD(P)/FAD-dependent oxidoreductase produces the protein MKYDVIIIGAGPGGIFSAYELVKRKPELKIAVFELGNPLEKRRCPIDGKKVKSCIKCKTCAIMSGFGGAGAFSDGKYNITNAFGGTLYEHIGRDTAIDLMKYVDDINVEYGGEGTKMYSTAGTKFKKLCMQNKLQLLDASVRHLGTDINYVVLENIYAELKDKVEFRFEYPVDHLEAIEGGYRVFCGDDFDDCEKCIVSVGRSGSKWMSKVCEDMKIPTMSNRVDLGVRVEIPSQIFSHLTDELYESKIVYRTEKFEDNVRTFCMNPNGIVVNENTKGIVTVNGHSYEDKDKQTENTNFALLVSKHFSEPFKDSNGYGESIARLSNMLGGGVIVQRFGDLIRGRRSNEKRIEEGLVRPTLAATPGDLSLVLPKRILDGIIEMIYALDKIAPGTANDDTLLYGVEVKFYNMEVEIDENLETLYKGLYVIGDGSGVTHSLSHASASGVYVARHITENM
- a CDS encoding acyl-[acyl-carrier-protein] thioesterase, with product MYTFDSKVRYSEIDHRGTMTLPALINYFQDCSTFQSESLGFGVKAAKEKKKAWILSYWQVVVERYPELGEEITVGTFASDFKGLFGERNFVMLDKENNRLSCANSLWVYMDMEKGRPILPDKEEIEAYGTEPKLDMDYEGRKIRPAAEYEDREAFPVRKYHIDTNEHVNNCQYVQFAMELLPKDQVIHQVRVGYKKSAVLGDVIYPKYAKETDRTVIELCDENGVSYATVEVK
- the spoIIR gene encoding stage II sporulation protein R yields the protein MLSGKKQKLIRTSAYRYEDELQCENKFARRELRWTRIGLLLCAALLVVLVIIVVGWQSMMISEARMQQHLAQEVLRFHVLANSDSEEDQALKMQVKEKVIELLEEEIPEGMNVTETADWMRRNTDKLRDCAQQVVLKNGYDYPISAAVTTCYFPEKTYGDVRFPAGNYEALRIEIGEAKGHNWWCVLYPGLCFLNTTNAVVPEEGKQKLKSVLTEEEYEQITSTTEFHIRWKLLPSLNK
- a CDS encoding GntR family transcriptional regulator, with amino-acid sequence MEMNFEVNMNEYLPLRDVVFNTLRQAILRGELKPGERLMEIQLANKLGVSRTPIREAIRKLELEGLVLMIPRKGAEVAQITEKSLRDVLEVRRALEELAVQLACDRMTKEGMQELKQAAKEFEALLGSASDITAVAEADVAFHDLIYLATDNQKLISLLNNFREQMYRYRVEYLKLKERHPQIIQEHNDIVESIEKGEKERATKVTCTHIDNQVQTVSDTLKHIE
- the ispE gene encoding 4-(cytidine 5'-diphospho)-2-C-methyl-D-erythritol kinase encodes the protein MKQIELKSLAKINLGLDVLGRRENGYHDVRMIMQSIYLYDEVKIKRTKNPGIEIKTNLYFLPTGKENIAYKAAEMLIEEFHIEEGVHITLNKHIPVAAGMAGGSSNAAAVLYGMNKMFDLKLTQTELMERGVKLGADVPYCIMRGTVLAEGIGEELTTLTPMPKCFVLIAKPPISVSTKVVYEALDSKELVEHPDIDGLIEGLEKRDLKTIASCMGNVLEDVTIPMHPVIEEIKQEMKNAGALNAMMSGSGPTVFGLFETKAAARKAQDRIRRRALAKQVYVTNVHGAGRN
- a CDS encoding DUF3794 and LysM peptidoglycan-binding domain-containing protein codes for the protein MELVQKQVRYMQEKPSITDQFQMDEDYNVPDTKDDVKQIVRSKETVKIEDINLVENYLRVSGKLCFQILYIVDSEENRLASLEGKIPFEEMVYVTDMGKDEFFIKHVRTEFQTTLIHSRKIGLHAMIELEIGREQMQEEETTIDMESDVPVYKKVNRINLLEIQMNKNDTYRVKEEITLPGTKESIGQLLLSDISLRKLEIRLMQDELRLQGEFLVFIIYLSEEQKMDWLEQTVLFEGKLECSGIEEGMYDYISYALEDTLADVRLDEDGEMRVIGIEGTIHLRMNIYKEESIDVLADMYSLQKKCEFEVREADYEELMIQNHSKCKISEHLNLPELKEDVLQICHSDGEIQLEHVEPSKQGLQLDGILHLSFLYLRANDEQPFGNWQGMIPFTWLLECNNMPENVKYNIAEHVEQLSVNLAGNEEVEIKAVLSFDTFIRKSVTAQVITSVAFAPLSVEEIEKRPGIVGYVVKKEDKLWDLAKKFMTTEEGIMEVNNLEQTTIKEGDKILIFKENLSIL